Proteins encoded in a region of the Dorea longicatena genome:
- a CDS encoding four-carbon acid sugar kinase family protein translates to MALNAEVLTSYKKIDEAYIDELLKKEIEKNNKKIVVLDDDPTGVQTVHDISVYTNWEKDTIRQGFDEENNLFYVLTNSRGFTAEQTTKAHNEIAAVVDEVAKETGKEYIFISRSDSTLRGHYPLETELLKKNYEANTGKTIDGEILCPFFKEGGRYTIDNVHYVKYGEELIPANETEFAKDKTFGYSAATMPEYVEEKTKGAYKASDVTCISLEDIHDMNIDKIEEALMEVKDFNKIIVNAVDYADVKVFCVALYRAMAKGKVFMFRTAAAIVKVMGGVTDQPLLSREQMVVKETDNGGIIVVGSHTDKTTKQVEELKKLTDIEFIELDATLVKDDEAFEKEVKRCLNLEETCMKAGKTVCCYTTRALITADTGDKEDELRLSVKISDAVQSLVGRLSVTPSFVIAKGGITSSDVGTKALAVKKANVLGQIKPGIPVWQTGEESKFPLTPYVIFPGNVGEVTTLREAVEVLAAK, encoded by the coding sequence ATGGCATTGAATGCAGAAGTATTAACTTCATATAAGAAGATTGACGAAGCTTATATCGATGAACTGTTAAAGAAAGAAATTGAAAAGAATAATAAAAAGATCGTTGTCTTAGACGATGACCCGACAGGAGTTCAGACGGTACATGACATTTCCGTATACACAAACTGGGAAAAAGATACAATCCGTCAGGGATTTGATGAGGAGAATAACTTATTCTATGTCCTGACCAACTCCAGAGGATTTACAGCGGAACAGACAACCAAGGCGCACAATGAGATCGCTGCAGTGGTTGACGAAGTCGCAAAAGAGACCGGAAAAGAATACATATTCATCAGCAGAAGTGATTCTACTCTTCGTGGACATTATCCACTGGAGACAGAGCTTCTGAAGAAGAACTATGAAGCCAATACAGGAAAGACGATCGACGGTGAGATCCTCTGCCCATTCTTCAAAGAAGGCGGAAGATATACGATTGATAATGTACATTATGTAAAATACGGTGAAGAGTTGATTCCTGCGAATGAGACAGAGTTTGCCAAAGATAAGACATTTGGCTACAGTGCAGCGACAATGCCGGAGTATGTAGAAGAGAAGACAAAAGGGGCATACAAAGCTTCCGATGTTACCTGCATTTCACTGGAAGATATCCACGATATGAACATCGACAAGATCGAAGAAGCACTGATGGAAGTGAAAGACTTCAATAAGATCATTGTAAATGCTGTGGATTATGCAGATGTAAAAGTATTCTGTGTGGCATTGTACAGAGCAATGGCAAAGGGAAAAGTATTCATGTTCCGTACGGCGGCAGCTATCGTAAAGGTTATGGGCGGAGTAACCGATCAGCCGCTTCTTAGCAGAGAACAGATGGTGGTAAAAGAGACAGACAACGGAGGAATCATCGTTGTAGGTTCTCATACAGATAAGACTACAAAACAGGTGGAAGAACTGAAGAAACTGACAGACATTGAATTCATCGAACTGGATGCAACACTTGTAAAAGATGACGAAGCATTTGAAAAAGAAGTAAAGAGATGTCTGAATCTGGAAGAGACTTGCATGAAAGCCGGAAAGACAGTCTGCTGTTATACAACAAGAGCACTGATTACTGCTGATACAGGTGATAAAGAGGATGAGTTAAGATTATCTGTAAAGATCTCCGATGCAGTACAGTCACTGGTTGGACGTTTAAGTGTAACACCAAGCTTTGTAATCGCAAAAGGCGGAATTACATCCAGTGATGTAGGAACAAAAGCTCTGGCAGTAAAGAAAGCGAATGTTCTTGGTCAGATCAAGCCTGGAATCCCGGTATGGCAGACAGGAGAAGAAAGTAAATTCCCTCTGACACCATACGTTATCTTCCCTGGAAACGTAGGTGAGGTCACAACATTAAGAGAAGCTGTGGAAGTGCTGGCAGCAAAATAA
- a CDS encoding DeoR/GlpR family DNA-binding transcription regulator: MLAAERQAMIVELIKENGSVQVDELAKELNVSSMTIRRDLMKLESGNMIERCHGGAVAKQEVAYETKQTSNKNSKEAIARKCVEFVHPQDSVFLDAGTTTCEIAKLIRDIPDIIIVTNDLEIAQVLKNSDAKVYICGGMVQKETGSLFGRYATEMLKDFRFDVGFFGAASINEEFQVTTPTHEKMWLKRQVPKQCARSYLAVDQSKFGKQSMTWINQLEDYTGVVTDREFLPEEVEVLKARRVRIIVV, encoded by the coding sequence ATGCTTGCGGCAGAAAGACAGGCAATGATCGTTGAATTGATCAAAGAGAATGGAAGTGTGCAGGTAGATGAGCTGGCTAAAGAATTGAATGTAAGTTCCATGACAATTCGGAGAGATCTGATGAAGTTGGAAAGCGGTAATATGATCGAACGGTGTCATGGAGGTGCGGTCGCGAAACAAGAGGTTGCTTATGAGACAAAGCAGACCAGTAATAAGAACAGTAAAGAAGCAATTGCAAGAAAATGTGTAGAATTTGTACATCCGCAAGATTCAGTATTTCTGGATGCGGGGACGACAACCTGCGAGATCGCAAAATTAATCCGGGACATCCCAGATATTATCATTGTGACAAATGATCTGGAGATTGCACAGGTATTAAAAAACAGTGATGCGAAAGTATACATATGTGGCGGTATGGTACAGAAAGAGACGGGAAGTCTGTTTGGCAGATATGCGACAGAGATGCTGAAGGATTTCCGGTTTGATGTAGGATTCTTTGGAGCAGCTTCCATCAACGAAGAATTCCAGGTAACAACACCGACACATGAAAAGATGTGGCTGAAACGCCAGGTTCCGAAGCAGTGCGCAAGATCCTATCTGGCAGTAGACCAGTCAAAATTCGGAAAACAATCCATGACCTGGATCAATCAGTTAGAAGACTATACAGGAGTGGTTACGGATCGTGAATTTCTGCCGGAGGAAGTGGAAGTGCTGAAGGCGAGACGGGTGCGGATTATTGTTGTATAA
- the truA gene encoding tRNA pseudouridine(38-40) synthase TruA has product MRNIKLTIEYDGSRYQGWTRLGKDESGNTISNKITEVLKKMTEEDDLELFCGCRTEVGVHAYAQIANFKTSSSTTTQNIKHYLNRYLPMDIAIIDVKEVPERFHAQLNATSKTYVYRMTIDDVPSVFDRKYTYHCYRIPDKRLMQQAAEKLTGRHDFRNFSSAKKTKSTVREIFDIDIYGDIEEMQILIHADDFLHNMARIIVGTLMDIGLGNRSVQDIDDIFAGILEASAPCDPKGLYLQEITY; this is encoded by the coding sequence ATGAGAAATATAAAATTAACGATCGAATACGACGGAAGCCGTTACCAGGGATGGACCAGACTGGGAAAAGATGAATCCGGCAATACCATCTCTAATAAAATTACTGAAGTTTTAAAAAAAATGACTGAAGAAGATGACCTGGAGCTTTTCTGTGGATGCCGCACAGAAGTCGGTGTACATGCCTATGCACAGATTGCCAATTTCAAGACTTCTTCTTCCACAACGACACAGAACATCAAACATTACCTGAACCGTTACCTTCCGATGGATATCGCAATCATCGATGTAAAAGAGGTTCCAGAACGTTTTCACGCACAGCTGAACGCCACATCCAAGACCTATGTATACCGTATGACGATCGACGATGTACCGAGCGTCTTTGACCGCAAATACACTTACCATTGCTACCGTATCCCGGACAAACGTCTGATGCAGCAGGCCGCCGAGAAACTCACAGGACGTCATGATTTCCGCAACTTCTCCAGTGCAAAGAAAACGAAATCTACGGTCCGTGAGATCTTTGATATTGATATCTATGGTGACATTGAAGAAATGCAGATCCTGATCCATGCGGATGATTTTCTTCATAATATGGCACGTATCATTGTCGGAACGCTAATGGATATCGGACTTGGCAACCGATCTGTGCAGGATATTGATGATATCTTTGCGGGAATTCTCGAAGCAAGTGCGCCTTGTGATCCGAAGGGATTGTATTTGCAGGAGATTACGTATTAA
- a CDS encoding four-carbon acid sugar kinase family protein has translation MPQCVVIADDLTGANATGVLLKKMNYKAYTVMNTERIELSTLSDCDCVLYPTDSRGVDAKIAYNRVYNVCNLLKDDDVKVYANRIDSTLRGNLGSETDAMLDSLGEDYIAIVAPCFPASGRIICGGYMLVDGLPLHKTNIAVDPKTPVKISEVGELFKQQSKYQVSTIYMKDLMHGKHYLADLMKKCVEEGSRIITLDCITQEDLDLIADAVITSGLKVIAVDPGVFTATLSRKLITPNKKKQKTKILAVVGSVNANTTAQMEELWLSQRTHNEFVHTRELLEGEKRRELEIRRVVNSILGECDRNNISTVTGDGIYPENRIDFTPYMERYQCSLDEVTEMINSGFAEITYRIFKAEDTFKGLYTSGGDITVAVCKKFDTAGLSLLDEVLPLAAYGQFLKGEFEGVHIITKGGSQGNKDAINKCITYLKEKLYI, from the coding sequence ATGCCGCAGTGTGTTGTAATCGCAGATGACCTGACAGGGGCCAATGCAACAGGAGTATTACTGAAAAAGATGAATTATAAAGCATACACAGTTATGAACACAGAACGGATCGAACTGTCTACTTTGTCGGACTGTGACTGTGTATTATACCCGACAGACAGCAGAGGAGTAGATGCAAAAATCGCATATAACCGGGTATACAATGTCTGCAATCTGCTTAAGGATGACGATGTCAAAGTATATGCCAACCGGATTGACAGTACACTTCGCGGAAATCTCGGAAGTGAGACCGATGCGATGCTGGACAGCCTGGGAGAGGATTATATAGCAATTGTGGCACCGTGTTTTCCGGCTTCGGGAAGAATTATCTGTGGCGGATATATGCTGGTGGACGGACTGCCGTTACATAAGACGAATATTGCAGTTGATCCGAAGACACCGGTGAAGATATCAGAAGTAGGAGAACTTTTTAAGCAGCAGAGTAAATATCAGGTATCCACGATCTATATGAAAGATCTGATGCATGGAAAGCATTATCTTGCTGATCTGATGAAAAAATGTGTGGAGGAAGGAAGCCGGATCATCACTTTAGACTGTATTACACAGGAAGATCTGGACTTGATCGCCGATGCAGTGATCACCAGCGGATTAAAAGTGATTGCCGTAGATCCGGGAGTATTTACCGCAACGTTATCCAGAAAGCTGATCACGCCGAATAAGAAAAAACAGAAGACCAAGATCCTTGCAGTGGTAGGAAGCGTGAATGCCAATACCACGGCCCAGATGGAAGAATTGTGGCTTTCACAGAGAACGCATAATGAATTCGTTCATACAAGAGAACTTCTGGAAGGTGAAAAACGCAGAGAACTGGAGATCAGAAGGGTGGTCAATTCCATTCTGGGTGAATGCGACAGGAATAATATATCAACCGTAACCGGAGACGGAATCTATCCGGAGAACAGAATTGATTTTACACCGTATATGGAGCGATATCAGTGTTCACTGGATGAAGTGACAGAAATGATCAATAGTGGATTCGCGGAGATCACGTATCGTATCTTCAAGGCAGAAGATACATTCAAAGGCCTGTATACAAGTGGCGGGGATATCACAGTTGCTGTCTGTAAAAAGTTCGATACCGCAGGCTTAAGTCTGTTGGATGAAGTACTTCCACTTGCAGCTTACGGACAATTCTTAAAAGGAGAGTTTGAAGGTGTACATATCATTACCAAGGGTGGAAGTCAGGGAAATAAAGATGCGATCAATAAGTGTATTACTTATTTGAAAGAAAAATTATATATCTAA
- a CDS encoding GntP family permease produces the protein MVNGLSGERMLIGLAVGIAVLIFLVLKTKIQAFLALIISTVVVGVIGGMPLTNITIEVDGVEKTFGIVNSITSGFGGTLGSIGIIIGFGVMMGQIFEVTGAAKRMAHTFLKLFGKKREEEALALTGFLVSIPIFCDSGFVVLAPIAKAISKATKKSVIGLGTALAAGLVITHSLVPPTPGPLGVCGIFGVDVGKFILLTLVLALPMAIACIAYSRLFLSKKYYRIPNDEGEIVEMPYQEPNYEAAFAMDMTGVPGALESFMPLIIPIILILINTVATAMGKTEGFMNILVFLGQPIVAVGLGLIVAILTLGRSLDRHEALAEMEKGMASAGIIMLVTGGGGALGQIIKDSGLGTFMAEGLAKTAIPIIILPLLIATAMRFIQGSGTVAMTTAASITAPIIAASGVSPILGAVACCVGSLFFGYFNDSYFWVVNRTLGVSEAKDQLTIWSVTSTVAWAVGVVEVLILNIFM, from the coding sequence ATGGTAAACGGACTTAGTGGGGAAAGGATGTTGATTGGTCTGGCGGTAGGTATCGCAGTCCTGATATTCCTTGTATTAAAGACAAAAATCCAGGCATTTCTTGCCTTGATCATCAGTACAGTTGTAGTTGGCGTGATTGGCGGCATGCCACTTACAAACATTACAATCGAAGTAGACGGTGTTGAGAAGACATTTGGTATTGTAAATTCGATCACTTCCGGGTTTGGCGGAACCTTAGGAAGTATCGGGATCATTATCGGATTTGGTGTTATGATGGGCCAGATCTTTGAAGTAACAGGTGCAGCCAAGAGAATGGCACATACATTCTTAAAACTGTTCGGTAAGAAGAGAGAAGAGGAAGCTCTTGCACTGACAGGATTCCTGGTATCTATCCCGATCTTCTGTGATTCCGGATTCGTTGTACTGGCACCGATCGCAAAGGCAATCTCCAAAGCAACGAAGAAATCCGTGATCGGACTTGGAACAGCCCTGGCAGCAGGACTTGTAATCACCCACTCCTTAGTACCACCGACACCGGGACCGTTAGGTGTCTGCGGAATCTTCGGAGTAGACGTAGGAAAATTCATCTTACTGACACTGGTACTTGCACTTCCGATGGCAATTGCATGTATCGCATACTCAAGATTATTCCTTTCTAAGAAATATTACAGAATCCCGAACGACGAAGGCGAGATCGTAGAGATGCCTTATCAGGAGCCTAACTACGAGGCAGCATTTGCAATGGATATGACAGGAGTTCCGGGAGCACTGGAATCCTTCATGCCGCTGATCATCCCGATCATCCTGATCCTGATCAACACAGTAGCAACAGCAATGGGCAAGACAGAAGGATTCATGAATATCCTTGTATTCCTTGGACAGCCGATCGTAGCAGTCGGACTCGGACTGATCGTGGCAATCCTGACACTGGGAAGAAGCCTTGACAGACATGAAGCCCTTGCAGAGATGGAAAAAGGAATGGCATCAGCCGGAATCATCATGTTAGTAACAGGTGGCGGCGGAGCGCTCGGCCAGATCATCAAAGACTCCGGACTTGGAACATTTATGGCAGAAGGGCTTGCAAAGACAGCAATCCCGATCATTATCCTGCCGCTTCTGATCGCGACAGCAATGAGATTCATTCAGGGATCAGGAACTGTAGCAATGACGACAGCAGCAAGTATCACAGCACCGATCATCGCAGCATCAGGCGTAAGCCCGATCCTTGGAGCAGTGGCATGCTGCGTAGGATCTTTATTCTTCGGATACTTCAACGACAGTTATTTCTGGGTAGTAAACAGAACCTTAGGTGTCAGCGAGGCGAAAGATCAGTTAACGATCTGGTCTGTAACATCAACGGTAGCATGGGCTGTCGGTGTGGTTGAAGTGTTGATACTTAATATATTTATGTAA
- a CDS encoding cation diffusion facilitator family transporter, producing the protein MKESSRQERIIRTSLIGILVNLLIAAVKIVIGTLASSIAIVSEGINNATDAGSSFLTYVGTKLSGKHPDEKHPFGYGRIEYLTGMVVGILILYAGISMLKESIDGILHPSDMKVSMLMVLIVAGTAVTKFCLGMYTIKIGKSVESEVLLAVGEDGRNDSFFSGLTILSSVIFLFTGFSLDAYAGIVFSFVVIKSGVDALKNTASDLIGRSGKEELARQLYKEIRATDGVISAIDMMLHDYGPDRYSGSVNIEIDHKRSIGEVYEEIHRLQLRIMEEYHVTMVFGIYAVDEDTSSVVDIRRYIGKFVRVNEHVKSFHALYLSKGTNTLYCDFIVDYALRDWEGLRKSFTDYMKKQYPEYEISLTIETEFV; encoded by the coding sequence ATGAAGGAATCAAGCCGTCAGGAACGGATAATAAGAACGTCTTTGATAGGAATCTTAGTTAATTTACTGATCGCGGCAGTGAAAATTGTGATCGGAACGCTGGCATCGTCAATAGCAATCGTGTCGGAAGGAATCAATAATGCAACGGATGCAGGATCTTCGTTTCTGACATATGTAGGAACAAAGCTTTCCGGGAAACATCCGGATGAAAAGCACCCATTTGGATATGGAAGGATTGAGTATCTGACCGGCATGGTGGTCGGTATTCTGATTTTGTATGCGGGGATCAGTATGTTGAAAGAGTCGATAGATGGAATTTTACATCCATCGGATATGAAGGTCAGTATGCTGATGGTTCTGATCGTGGCGGGAACAGCTGTGACGAAGTTCTGCCTTGGAATGTATACAATAAAGATAGGAAAATCAGTGGAATCGGAAGTACTTCTGGCAGTGGGAGAAGACGGAAGGAATGATTCGTTTTTCTCGGGACTTACGATTTTGTCATCTGTAATATTTTTATTTACAGGATTTTCACTGGATGCATATGCGGGTATTGTATTTTCCTTTGTAGTTATAAAGAGTGGGGTAGATGCGCTTAAGAATACGGCGTCGGATCTGATCGGTCGTTCAGGAAAAGAAGAACTTGCAAGACAGTTATATAAAGAAATCCGTGCAACAGACGGGGTGATCAGTGCGATAGATATGATGTTGCACGATTATGGACCGGACCGCTATTCGGGCTCGGTGAATATCGAAATTGATCATAAAAGAAGCATTGGAGAGGTATATGAAGAGATTCACAGACTGCAGCTTCGGATCATGGAAGAATATCATGTGACGATGGTATTCGGAATCTATGCAGTCGATGAGGATACTTCAAGTGTCGTTGACATCCGTCGATACATTGGAAAATTTGTACGTGTAAATGAGCACGTGAAGAGCTTTCATGCGTTATATCTGAGCAAAGGAACCAATACTCTTTATTGTGATTTTATTGTGGACTATGCGCTCAGAGACTGGGAGGGACTGCGAAAATCATTTACAGACTATATGAAGAAACAGTATCCGGAATATGAGATATCACTGACAATAGAGACAGAATTTGTATAA
- the pdxA gene encoding 4-hydroxythreonine-4-phosphate dehydrogenase PdxA gives MKKPVIAIPIGDPAGVGPEIVAKSIASDEVFQIAVCVIVGDRKIVEKAIEITGENLKINEIKEPEEAVDEKGVLNLINLDNVDMDTFAYGKVSAMCGKAAYEYIAKSIELANAGKVDAVATTPINKESLHAAEVPYIGHTEIFGALTHTEDPLTMFETNGMRVFFLTRHVSLRQMLDMIKKDRIIDYVKRCTKALERLGVKEGTMAIAGLNPHSGEHGLFGWEEVEEIMPAIEELKAEGYDVAGPIGADSVFHQAAQGKYTSVLSLYHDQGHIATKTLDFEKTIAITNGMPILRTSVDHGTAFDIAGKGIVSAVSMIEAIRLAAKYAPNFTGKHEK, from the coding sequence ATGAAGAAACCAGTTATTGCAATTCCAATCGGAGATCCTGCAGGAGTAGGACCGGAGATTGTAGCAAAATCCATTGCATCCGATGAGGTGTTCCAGATTGCGGTGTGTGTCATCGTCGGAGATCGGAAGATCGTAGAAAAAGCAATCGAGATCACAGGAGAGAATTTGAAGATCAATGAGATCAAAGAGCCGGAAGAGGCAGTCGATGAAAAAGGAGTCCTGAACCTGATCAATCTTGACAACGTGGATATGGATACATTTGCCTATGGAAAAGTCAGCGCTATGTGCGGAAAAGCAGCGTATGAATACATTGCAAAGAGTATTGAACTGGCAAATGCGGGAAAGGTCGATGCAGTGGCTACTACTCCGATCAACAAAGAATCCCTTCATGCGGCAGAAGTTCCGTATATCGGGCATACAGAGATCTTTGGAGCACTGACACATACAGAAGATCCGTTGACAATGTTCGAGACGAATGGAATGAGAGTATTCTTCCTGACACGTCATGTATCGTTAAGGCAGATGCTGGATATGATCAAAAAAGACAGGATCATTGATTATGTAAAACGCTGTACTAAGGCATTGGAAAGACTCGGTGTGAAAGAAGGAACTATGGCAATTGCAGGGTTAAATCCACACAGCGGAGAACATGGACTCTTTGGCTGGGAAGAAGTCGAAGAGATCATGCCGGCAATCGAAGAACTGAAAGCGGAAGGTTATGATGTGGCAGGTCCGATCGGGGCGGATTCAGTATTCCATCAGGCAGCGCAGGGAAAATATACCAGTGTATTATCGCTGTATCACGATCAGGGACATATCGCAACCAAGACACTGGACTTCGAAAAGACGATCGCAATCACAAATGGTATGCCGATCCTTCGTACATCGGTAGATCACGGAACTGCATTTGACATCGCAGGAAAAGGAATCGTAAGTGCGGTCAGCATGATCGAAGCAATCAGACTTGCAGCAAAATATGCACCGAATTTCACGGGAAAACATGAAAAATAA
- the garR gene encoding 2-hydroxy-3-oxopropionate reductase, whose amino-acid sequence MKVGFIGLGIMGRPMAKNLLNAGVELLVSDLNKEAVADVVAAGAKEATYAEIGEQCGRIIIMVPSGAISKSILFDEDGVASTIKEGTVVCDMSSVTPVESKECYEGLKDKGVGFVDAPVSGGEPGAVAGTLAIMAGGDQEDFDAMKEYFDILGSSALLIGGSGSGSVTKLANQVIVNNTIAVVSEAFVLATKAGADPEKVYHAIRGGLAGSAVLDAKIPMIIERNFKPGGPIRINHKDIKNVVNTAHSIDVPIPYTAQLYEILQTLKIHGHMNDDHGGIVQYFEKLADVEVKKTEE is encoded by the coding sequence ATGAAAGTAGGATTTATTGGACTTGGTATCATGGGAAGACCGATGGCAAAGAACTTATTGAATGCAGGTGTAGAGCTGCTGGTATCTGATTTAAATAAAGAAGCAGTTGCAGATGTTGTAGCAGCAGGAGCAAAAGAAGCAACATACGCAGAGATTGGTGAGCAGTGTGGAAGAATTATCATCATGGTTCCAAGCGGAGCAATTTCCAAATCTATCTTATTTGATGAAGACGGTGTTGCATCTACCATCAAAGAAGGAACCGTTGTATGTGATATGAGTTCTGTAACACCGGTAGAATCAAAGGAATGCTACGAAGGACTGAAAGATAAAGGTGTAGGATTCGTAGATGCACCGGTATCCGGAGGAGAGCCTGGAGCTGTTGCAGGAACACTTGCAATCATGGCCGGAGGAGATCAGGAAGACTTCGATGCAATGAAAGAGTATTTTGACATTCTTGGATCTTCTGCGTTACTGATCGGTGGAAGCGGAAGCGGAAGTGTTACAAAGCTTGCAAACCAGGTAATCGTTAATAACACAATTGCAGTGGTATCTGAAGCATTTGTACTTGCTACAAAAGCAGGAGCAGATCCGGAAAAAGTATATCATGCGATCCGCGGAGGACTTGCAGGAAGTGCAGTACTTGATGCCAAGATCCCGATGATCATCGAGCGTAACTTCAAACCAGGCGGACCGATCAGAATCAACCATAAAGATATCAAGAACGTAGTAAATACAGCACATTCGATTGATGTACCGATTCCATATACAGCACAGCTTTATGAAATCCTTCAGACACTGAAGATCCACGGACATATGAATGATGATCATGGCGGAATTGTTCAGTATTTCGAAAAACTTGCTGACGTAGAAGTAAAAAAGACGGAAGAGTAA
- a CDS encoding GntR family transcriptional regulator: MTPLNEQAYNYLQKLIMENHFSYQEVYSETKLSKELGISRTPLRDAVHRLAQEGYIDIIPSKGFMLHQMNRKDVNETFQVRSALETYCTVQISKASSTRKAKKLFKELDWIMECMNDIMETTHSIKEFSEYDFQFHTKIIDYLENEQFSNVFAMFMYRMKRLAELSLAHKGRMEQTYEEHMAILDCMKNGDTSHIYEITLKHMETPRDINLEDL, from the coding sequence ATGACACCACTCAATGAACAAGCTTATAATTATCTCCAGAAATTGATCATGGAGAATCATTTTTCCTATCAGGAAGTCTATTCCGAGACAAAATTATCAAAAGAACTTGGAATTTCGCGCACCCCGCTAAGAGATGCCGTGCACAGACTTGCACAGGAAGGTTATATTGATATTATTCCCAGCAAAGGATTTATGCTGCATCAGATGAACCGAAAGGATGTAAATGAAACATTTCAGGTACGTTCTGCACTGGAAACATACTGCACCGTTCAGATCAGTAAAGCTTCTTCTACCCGCAAAGCGAAAAAGCTTTTTAAAGAGCTAGACTGGATCATGGAGTGCATGAACGATATTATGGAAACTACACATTCTATCAAAGAATTTTCCGAATATGATTTTCAGTTTCACACAAAAATCATAGATTATCTGGAAAATGAACAGTTTTCAAATGTATTCGCCATGTTCATGTACCGCATGAAACGGCTGGCTGAACTCTCCCTTGCACATAAAGGCCGTATGGAACAGACTTACGAAGAACATATGGCAATTTTGGATTGTATGAAGAATGGCGATACTTCCCACATCTATGAGATTACATTGAAACATATGGAAACGCCCCGCGATATTAACCTGGAAGATCTATAG
- a CDS encoding GntP family permease — protein sequence MVNGLSGERMLIGLVIGIAVLIFLVLKTKIQAFLALIISTVVVGVIGGMPLTNITIDVDGVEKTFGIVNSITSGFGGTLGSIGIIIGFGVMMGQIFEVTGAAKRMAHTFLKLFGKKREEEALALTGFLVSIPIFCDSGFVVLAPIAKAISKATKKSVIGLGTALAAGLVITHSLVPPTPGPLGVCGIFGVDVGKFILLTLVLALPMAIACIAYSRLFLSKKYYRIPNDEGEIVEMPYQEPNYEAAFAMDMTGVPGALESFMPLIIPIILILINTVATAMGKTEGFMNILVFLGQPIVAVGLGLIVAILTLGRSLDRHEALAEMEKGMASAGIIMLVTGGGGALGQIIKDSGLGTFMAEGLAKTAIPIIILPLLIATAMRFIQGSGTVAMTTAASITAPIIAASGVSPILGAVACCVGSLFFGYFNDSYFWVVNRTLGVSEAKDQLTIWSVTSTVAWAVGVVEVLILNIFM from the coding sequence ATGGTAAACGGACTTAGTGGGGAAAGGATGTTGATAGGTCTGGTGATAGGTATCGCAGTCCTGATATTCCTTGTGTTAAAGACAAAAATCCAGGCATTTCTTGCCCTGATCATCAGTACAGTTGTAGTTGGCGTGATTGGCGGCATGCCACTTACAAACATTACAATCGATGTAGACGGTGTTGAGAAGACATTTGGTATTGTAAATTCGATCACTTCCGGGTTTGGCGGAACCTTAGGAAGTATCGGAATCATTATCGGATTTGGTGTTATGATGGGCCAGATCTTTGAAGTAACAGGTGCAGCCAAGAGAATGGCACATACATTCTTAAAACTGTTCGGTAAGAAGAGAGAAGAGGAAGCTCTTGCACTGACAGGATTCCTGGTATCTATCCCGATCTTCTGTGATTCCGGATTCGTTGTACTGGCACCGATCGCAAAGGCAATCTCCAAAGCAACGAAGAAATCCGTGATCGGACTTGGAACAGCCCTGGCAGCAGGACTTGTAATCACCCACTCCTTAGTACCACCGACACCGGGACCGTTAGGTGTCTGCGGAATCTTCGGAGTAGACGTAGGAAAATTCATCTTACTGACACTGGTACTTGCACTTCCGATGGCAATTGCATGTATCGCATACTCAAGATTATTCCTTTCTAAGAAATATTACAGAATCCCGAACGACGAAGGCGAGATCGTAGAGATGCCTTATCAGGAGCCTAACTACGAGGCAGCATTTGCAATGGATATGACAGGAGTTCCGGGAGCACTGGAATCCTTCATGCCGCTGATCATCCCGATCATCCTGATCCTGATCAACACAGTAGCAACAGCAATGGGCAAGACAGAAGGATTCATGAATATCCTTGTATTCCTTGGACAGCCGATCGTAGCAGTCGGACTCGGACTGATCGTGGCAATCCTGACACTGGGAAGAAGCCTTGACAGACATGAAGCCCTTGCAGAGATGGAAAAAGGAATGGCATCAGCCGGAATCATCATGTTAGTAACAGGTGGCGGCGGAGCGCTCGGCCAGATCATCAAAGACTCCGGACTTGGAACATTTATGGCAGAAGGGCTTGCAAAGACAGCAATCCCGATCATTATCCTGCCGCTTCTGATCGCGACAGCAATGAGATTCATTCAGGGATCAGGAACTGTAGCAATGACGACAGCAGCAAGTATCACAGCACCGATCATCGCAGCATCAGGCGTAAGCCCGATCCTTGGAGCAGTGGCATGCTGCGTAGGATCTTTATTCTTCGGATACTTCAACGACAGTTATTTCTGGGTAGTAAACAGAACCTTAGGTGTCAGCGAGGCGAAAGATCAGTTAACGATCTGGTCTGTAACATCAACGGTAGCATGGGCTGTCGGTGTAGTTGAAGTGTTGATACTTAATATATTTATGTAA